The following proteins come from a genomic window of Halomarina ordinaria:
- a CDS encoding PaaI family thioesterase, translated as MADESLPPAATEFVQRFIEEEHGYLSWLGTTVEEFTYDSITLSVPFDEKLTNPTTPPTMHGGIAATLIDTAGGIALRPSLADPTAGGVATINLNVNYLRRAAGDMTARAEVVRAGGSVGVSQVTVTSETPTDGDRPVAVGQGAYRLFRE; from the coding sequence ATGGCAGACGAGAGCCTTCCGCCGGCGGCCACGGAGTTCGTCCAGCGGTTCATCGAGGAGGAACACGGCTACCTCTCGTGGCTCGGGACCACCGTCGAGGAGTTCACCTACGACTCCATCACCCTCTCCGTGCCGTTCGACGAGAAGTTGACCAACCCGACGACGCCGCCCACGATGCACGGCGGTATCGCCGCGACGCTCATCGACACCGCGGGGGGCATCGCCCTCCGGCCCTCCCTGGCGGACCCCACGGCCGGCGGCGTCGCCACCATCAACCTCAACGTGAACTACCTCCGGCGGGCGGCGGGCGATATGACGGCCCGTGCCGAGGTGGTCCGCGCCGGCGGGTCCGTGGGCGTCAGCCAGGTGACGGTGACGAGCGAGACGCCGACCGACGGCGACCGGCCGGTCGCCGTCGGGCAGGGTGCCTACCGACTGTTCCGGGAGTGA
- a CDS encoding Hvo_1808 family surface protein, with protein sequence MPPRPRPRVLAVALCALVVLSGCSVPVTDEGELGVEDGYAADADLDVTTEDGLNASERDAVVARTMARVEVIRGLEFTDDVDVRVVSRETYREERGAERAAGAFREQAWEAPFLVDEETTVAAAREEVFGAAVAGYYAGGDVVVVSDSETPMLDTRTLAHELVHALQVQHFTAPPDRRTRDGSLGVNGLVEGDANAVEAAYEARCGTEWDCLPRPDRPSIDEDPVFESGLYLSVVAPYVEGPEFVDALREEGGWTAVDDAYDAVPESSEQVVHPERYPDDAPATVAVADRSTDRWERVDRDPDWTTLGEATIYAMLRANGALDGGDRFDYDHPATDGWAGDRLVPYVNADADASDPDAEAGYVWRIEWDDASEAREFLDAYRTLLEERGADREGTVYVLPADDPYADAFRVTREGETVTVVNAPTPADLDAIHRS encoded by the coding sequence GTGCCGCCTCGACCCCGTCCCCGGGTGCTCGCCGTCGCGCTCTGCGCGCTGGTGGTCCTCTCGGGCTGTTCGGTCCCCGTCACCGACGAGGGCGAACTCGGCGTCGAGGACGGGTACGCGGCCGACGCCGACCTCGACGTGACGACGGAGGACGGCCTCAACGCCAGCGAGCGCGACGCCGTCGTCGCGCGGACGATGGCGCGCGTCGAGGTCATCCGGGGCCTGGAGTTCACCGACGACGTGGACGTGCGCGTCGTCTCGCGAGAGACCTACCGCGAGGAGCGCGGCGCGGAGCGGGCCGCCGGCGCGTTCCGCGAGCAGGCGTGGGAGGCGCCGTTCCTCGTCGACGAGGAGACGACCGTCGCGGCGGCCCGCGAGGAGGTGTTCGGCGCCGCCGTGGCGGGCTACTACGCCGGCGGCGACGTCGTCGTCGTCAGCGACAGCGAGACGCCGATGCTCGACACGCGGACGCTCGCGCACGAACTCGTCCACGCCCTGCAGGTCCAGCACTTCACCGCCCCGCCCGACCGCCGGACGCGCGACGGGTCGCTCGGCGTGAACGGCCTCGTCGAGGGCGACGCGAACGCCGTCGAGGCCGCCTACGAGGCGCGCTGTGGGACGGAGTGGGACTGCCTCCCCCGACCGGACCGCCCCAGCATCGACGAGGACCCGGTCTTCGAGAGCGGCCTCTACCTCTCGGTCGTCGCGCCCTACGTCGAGGGGCCGGAGTTCGTCGACGCCCTCCGCGAGGAGGGCGGCTGGACGGCGGTGGACGACGCCTACGACGCCGTCCCCGAGAGCAGCGAGCAGGTCGTCCACCCCGAGCGCTACCCCGACGACGCCCCCGCGACCGTCGCGGTCGCGGACCGCTCGACCGACCGCTGGGAGCGCGTCGACCGGGACCCCGACTGGACGACGCTCGGGGAGGCCACGATCTACGCCATGCTCCGGGCGAACGGCGCGCTCGACGGGGGGGACCGCTTCGACTACGACCACCCCGCGACCGACGGGTGGGCCGGCGACCGCCTCGTCCCCTACGTGAACGCCGACGCCGACGCGTCGGACCCCGATGCCGAGGCGGGCTACGTCTGGCGCATCGAGTGGGACGACGCGAGCGAGGCCCGCGAGTTCCTCGACGCGTACCGCACGCTCCTCGAGGAGCGGGGAGCCGACCGCGAGGGGACCGTCTACGTCCTCCCCGCGGACGACCCCTACGCCGACGCCTTCCGGGTGACCCGCGAGGGGGAGACGGTCACGGTCGTCAACGCGCCGACCCCCGCCGACCTCGACGCGATTCACCGGTCCTGA
- a CDS encoding DUF7350 domain-containing protein gives MRRRRALSLAGLALSSALAGCLSTLTRDESEGDAEGEGERGRPDGSNATRGDDRPEGIYIQSFQESMSMQGESTAGDYRVALAFTVPHDFWTVTGREVELVPRTDADSLHLMAVVWDPESERVLPESGVSVQLTREGGVVTEEVLYPMLSQPMGFHYGANVVLPDDGTYDARVRVGGLSIRRTGSFRDRFGASASARLSLAFTDETREAVATRPIEQGGDPGALAPMDTGYPQSLAPPVSDLPGDLAGETERGDWAVAATVLPDPPTGIEGTGAYLAVSPRTRYNGFLLPAMGLSGTLTREGEPVFEGALDRTFDPTLGYHYGAVVPDAAAVDDLRVTATTPPQTARHEGYETAFFDLPEVETTLASR, from the coding sequence ATGCGACGACGGCGCGCCCTCTCGCTCGCCGGGCTGGCCCTGTCGAGCGCCCTCGCCGGCTGTCTCTCCACGCTCACGCGGGACGAGAGCGAGGGCGACGCTGAGGGCGAGGGTGAGCGGGGGCGGCCGGACGGCTCGAACGCGACGCGCGGAGACGACCGCCCCGAGGGCATCTACATCCAGTCCTTCCAGGAGTCGATGTCCATGCAGGGCGAGTCGACCGCCGGCGACTACCGCGTCGCCCTCGCGTTCACCGTCCCGCACGACTTCTGGACCGTCACCGGGCGCGAGGTCGAACTGGTCCCGCGGACGGACGCGGACTCGCTGCACCTGATGGCGGTCGTCTGGGACCCCGAGTCGGAGCGCGTCCTCCCCGAGAGCGGCGTCTCCGTCCAGCTCACACGCGAGGGCGGCGTCGTCACCGAGGAGGTGCTCTACCCGATGCTCTCCCAGCCGATGGGATTTCACTACGGCGCGAACGTCGTCCTCCCCGATGACGGCACCTACGACGCCCGGGTGCGCGTCGGCGGGCTCTCGATTCGCCGCACGGGGTCGTTCCGCGACCGGTTCGGCGCGAGCGCGAGTGCCCGCCTCTCGCTCGCGTTCACCGACGAGACGCGCGAGGCGGTCGCCACCCGCCCCATCGAACAGGGGGGCGACCCCGGGGCGCTCGCGCCGATGGATACCGGTTACCCGCAGTCGCTCGCGCCCCCCGTCTCGGACCTCCCCGGCGACCTCGCGGGGGAGACCGAGCGCGGCGACTGGGCCGTCGCGGCGACGGTCCTCCCCGACCCGCCGACGGGTATCGAGGGGACGGGCGCGTACCTCGCGGTCTCGCCGCGAACGCGCTACAACGGCTTCCTCCTCCCGGCGATGGGACTCTCGGGGACCCTGACCCGGGAGGGAGAACCGGTGTTCGAGGGGGCGCTCGACCGTACCTTCGACCCGACGCTCGGCTACCACTACGGGGCGGTCGTCCCCGACGCCGCGGCGGTCGACGACCTCCGGGTGACGGCGACGACGCCGCCCCAGACGGCGCGCCACGAGGGCTACGAGACGGCGTTCTTCGACCTCCCCGAGGTGGAGACGACGCTCGCCTCGCGATAG
- a CDS encoding 50S ribosomal protein L16 → MTDKPASMYRDIDKPPYTRREYITGIPGSQIAQHKMGDIDADPDDYPVQISLVVDEAVQIRHGSLEASRLSANRHLIKELGEKNYKMILRKFPHQVLRENKQATGAGADRVSDGMRQSFGKIVGTAARMGKGERVFTIWCHPDQAPAAKDALRRAYNKVSPPCRIVVERGEDLLVS, encoded by the coding sequence ATGACCGATAAACCCGCCTCGATGTACCGGGACATCGACAAGCCCCCGTACACCCGACGGGAGTACATCACGGGGATTCCCGGGTCCCAGATCGCTCAGCACAAGATGGGCGACATCGACGCCGACCCCGACGACTACCCCGTCCAGATAAGTCTCGTCGTCGACGAGGCCGTCCAGATTCGCCACGGTTCGCTCGAGGCCTCCCGCCTGTCGGCGAACCGCCACCTCATCAAGGAACTCGGCGAGAAGAACTACAAGATGATCCTCCGCAAGTTCCCCCACCAGGTCCTGCGCGAGAACAAGCAGGCGACCGGTGCGGGTGCGGACCGCGTCTCCGACGGGATGCGCCAGTCCTTCGGGAAGATCGTCGGCACCGCCGCCCGCATGGGCAAGGGCGAGCGCGTGTTCACCATCTGGTGTCACCCCGACCAGGCGCCCGCCGCCAAGGACGCCCTCCGGCGCGCGTACAACAAGGTCTCGCCGCCGTGTCGCATCGTCGTCGAACGCGGCGAGGACCTGCTCGTCTCGTAA
- a CDS encoding Hvo_1808 family surface protein: MQRSLNVSLPVLLALLALLGAVTPVVGANAQAGPREDPDGDPLGWEDGYWYDDPVDVTPGDGLDEDELDAVVARSMARVEEIRGLEFERSVPVEVVSRAEFREEVDAVEVADERDRLHQNVKFEALFMVEESADAVAVQRANRGATVGGYYDPRSERVVVVSENETAPRVNEVTLAQELFHALQDQHFDVEWENQTTREAHNALDGLIEGDGNYVDYLYEERCGSEWDCLADSAPGAQPGANDLHYGLYFLVYQPYSDGPPFVRSVREEGGWEAVNALYDDPPASTEQVIHPEKYGEDAPTAVEVEDRSDDRWRPLDLAGETDHAAFGEAGIYSMLWYPSYEATTASGVPETVAIPYAHPFNTDTNGRLDGFDPLNYSHPASAGWDGDSLQPYVTDDSRATNETGYVWETAWDSPGDAEEFAAAYRSVLDYHDAERVGERTYRLPDGSGYGDAVHLAVDGDRVTIVNAPTADDLSGVHAVDVARVEEEREGEGEGSEATGPGFGVGVALSALLVALAALVARRGRP, encoded by the coding sequence ATGCAGCGGTCCCTGAACGTCTCCCTCCCGGTCCTGTTGGCCCTCCTCGCCCTCCTCGGTGCCGTCACCCCCGTCGTAGGGGCGAACGCGCAGGCTGGCCCGCGCGAGGACCCCGACGGCGACCCCCTCGGGTGGGAGGACGGCTACTGGTACGACGACCCGGTCGACGTGACGCCCGGCGACGGCCTCGACGAGGACGAACTCGACGCCGTCGTCGCGCGGTCGATGGCGCGCGTCGAGGAGATACGCGGCCTGGAGTTCGAGCGGTCGGTCCCCGTCGAGGTGGTCTCGCGCGCCGAGTTCCGCGAGGAGGTCGACGCCGTCGAGGTGGCCGACGAACGCGACCGCCTCCACCAGAACGTGAAGTTCGAGGCGCTGTTCATGGTCGAGGAGTCGGCGGACGCCGTCGCGGTCCAGCGCGCCAACCGGGGGGCGACCGTCGGCGGCTACTACGACCCGCGGAGCGAGCGCGTCGTCGTCGTCTCCGAGAACGAGACCGCCCCCCGGGTCAACGAGGTGACGCTCGCCCAGGAACTGTTCCACGCCCTGCAGGACCAGCACTTCGACGTCGAGTGGGAGAACCAGACGACCCGCGAGGCGCACAACGCCCTCGACGGCCTCATCGAGGGCGACGGCAACTACGTCGACTACCTCTACGAGGAGCGCTGTGGGAGCGAGTGGGACTGCCTCGCCGACTCCGCGCCCGGGGCGCAACCCGGCGCGAACGACCTCCACTACGGCCTCTACTTCCTCGTCTACCAGCCCTACAGCGACGGCCCCCCGTTCGTCCGGTCGGTCCGCGAGGAGGGGGGGTGGGAGGCGGTGAACGCCCTCTACGACGACCCGCCGGCGAGCACCGAGCAGGTCATCCACCCCGAGAAGTACGGCGAGGACGCGCCGACCGCGGTCGAGGTCGAGGACCGCAGCGACGACCGCTGGCGTCCTCTCGACCTCGCGGGCGAGACGGACCACGCGGCGTTCGGCGAGGCCGGCATCTACTCGATGCTCTGGTACCCGAGCTACGAGGCGACCACCGCCTCGGGCGTCCCCGAGACGGTCGCCATCCCCTACGCCCACCCGTTCAACACCGACACGAACGGTCGCCTCGACGGCTTCGACCCGCTGAACTACTCGCACCCCGCGAGCGCGGGGTGGGACGGCGACTCGCTCCAGCCGTACGTCACGGACGACTCGCGCGCGACCAACGAGACGGGCTACGTCTGGGAGACCGCCTGGGACTCGCCGGGCGACGCCGAGGAGTTCGCTGCGGCCTACCGGTCGGTGCTCGACTACCACGACGCCGAGCGCGTCGGCGAGCGCACCTACCGCCTGCCGGACGGGAGCGGCTACGGCGACGCGGTCCACCTCGCCGTCGACGGCGACCGGGTCACCATCGTCAACGCACCGACCGCCGACGACCTCTCGGGCGTCCACGCGGTCGACGTCGCCCGCGTCGAGGAGGAGCGGGAGGGTGAGGGCGAGGGGAGCGAGGCGACCGGTCCCGGCTTCGGCGTCGGGGTCGCCCTCTCCGCGCTCCTCGTCGCGCTCGCGGCGCTGGTCGCGCGCCGCGGCCGACCGTGA
- a CDS encoding ATP-grasp domain-containing protein, whose protein sequence is MLRLAVTTRAETYERIEAPLRERDIAVGHVDPTERSFALSSPPFEGYDVGFVYPGRLPEGGVADALLGVPWVNDREAILRSRHKAEALARLARAGVAVPETVVVSSPADEDDLRAAFERFDPPVVVKPNSTTRGTGIAKVHDLDSLLGVTDYLSLIHDFPATGDRSYLLQEYLPDARDYRAMVVDGAYAGAVERRLPEGEERWKHNVHRGAVATGVRLPADLRALAEEAAAALGVAYLGVDLLVTDDRAVVNETNARPTVDEATKYEPGFYDALADLIRATAER, encoded by the coding sequence ATGCTCCGCCTCGCGGTCACCACCCGCGCCGAGACCTACGAGCGCATCGAGGCCCCGCTTCGCGAGCGCGATATCGCCGTCGGCCACGTCGACCCGACCGAGCGGTCGTTCGCGCTCTCCTCGCCGCCGTTCGAGGGGTACGACGTCGGCTTCGTCTACCCCGGCCGCCTCCCCGAGGGGGGTGTCGCCGACGCCCTCCTCGGCGTCCCGTGGGTGAACGACCGCGAGGCGATACTGCGTTCGCGCCACAAGGCGGAGGCGCTCGCCCGCCTCGCCCGGGCGGGCGTCGCCGTCCCCGAGACGGTGGTGGTCTCCAGCCCCGCCGACGAGGACGACCTGCGGGCGGCGTTCGAACGGTTCGACCCACCGGTGGTCGTCAAACCCAACTCCACCACGCGCGGGACGGGCATCGCGAAGGTCCACGACCTCGACTCGCTGCTCGGCGTGACCGACTACCTCTCGCTCATCCACGACTTCCCGGCGACGGGCGACCGCTCGTACCTCCTCCAGGAGTACCTCCCCGACGCGCGCGACTACCGGGCGATGGTCGTCGACGGCGCGTACGCCGGCGCCGTCGAGCGTCGCCTCCCCGAGGGGGAGGAACGGTGGAAGCACAACGTCCACCGGGGGGCGGTCGCCACCGGCGTTCGCCTCCCGGCCGACCTCCGGGCGCTCGCGGAGGAGGCCGCCGCGGCGCTCGGCGTCGCCTACCTCGGCGTCGACCTGCTCGTGACCGACGACCGGGCGGTGGTCAACGAGACGAACGCCCGGCCGACCGTCGACGAGGCGACGAAGTACGAACCCGGCTTCTACGACGCGCTCGCGGACCTGATTCGGGCGACGGCCGAGCGTTAG
- a CDS encoding nicotinate phosphoribosyltransferase yields the protein MFDIVPSEAISEGRATDAYFDRTVAALEAADRNPTVVAEVTADQFPDGSFELLAGVEDAAHLLSGLPVDVDALPEGTLFDGGPVMRIEGRYLDFARYETSLLGFLSHASGIATAALEARLAAPESTLLSFGARHVHPSMAAVVERSALLAGFDGFSHVAAGELLGREASGTMPHALVICFGPGEQEAAWTAFDDAAPPETPRIALCDTYSDETEEALRAARAIDLDGVRLDTTGSRRGDFRHIVREVRWRLDGAGFEDVEIFLSGGLGPAELRDLRDVADGFGVGGHVSNADPVDFALDIVTVEGQSWGKRGKLPDEKAVYRTADGGHDVRRAADPAPENAEELLAPLVRDGEVVREFDLDRAVARTAEDAARVGFGPPA from the coding sequence ATGTTCGACATCGTCCCCTCCGAGGCCATCAGCGAGGGACGCGCCACGGACGCCTACTTCGACCGGACGGTCGCCGCCCTGGAGGCCGCGGACCGCAACCCGACCGTCGTCGCCGAGGTGACGGCCGACCAGTTCCCCGACGGCTCGTTCGAACTCCTCGCGGGCGTCGAGGACGCGGCGCACCTCCTCTCGGGCCTCCCCGTGGACGTGGACGCGCTCCCCGAGGGGACGCTGTTCGACGGCGGACCGGTGATGCGTATCGAGGGGCGCTACCTCGACTTCGCACGCTACGAGACGTCGCTGCTCGGCTTCCTCTCGCACGCGAGCGGCATCGCCACCGCCGCCCTGGAGGCCCGACTCGCGGCGCCCGAGTCGACGCTCCTCTCGTTCGGCGCGCGCCACGTCCACCCGTCGATGGCCGCCGTCGTCGAGCGCTCGGCGCTGCTCGCGGGCTTCGACGGCTTCTCGCACGTCGCCGCCGGCGAGTTGCTCGGCCGGGAGGCCAGCGGGACGATGCCCCACGCGCTCGTCATCTGCTTCGGGCCGGGCGAACAGGAGGCGGCGTGGACGGCGTTCGACGACGCCGCTCCCCCCGAGACGCCGCGTATCGCCCTCTGTGACACCTACTCCGACGAGACCGAGGAGGCCCTCCGCGCGGCCCGGGCCATCGACCTCGACGGCGTCCGTCTCGACACCACCGGCTCCCGGCGGGGCGACTTCCGCCACATCGTCCGGGAGGTGCGCTGGCGTCTCGACGGCGCGGGCTTCGAGGACGTCGAGATCTTCCTCTCGGGGGGCCTCGGCCCCGCCGAACTCCGCGACCTGCGGGACGTCGCCGACGGCTTCGGCGTCGGCGGCCACGTCAGCAACGCCGACCCCGTCGACTTCGCGCTCGACATCGTCACCGTCGAGGGACAGTCGTGGGGCAAGCGCGGCAAACTCCCCGACGAGAAGGCGGTCTACCGGACCGCCGACGGCGGGCACGACGTCCGGCGCGCGGCCGACCCCGCGCCGGAGAACGCGGAGGAACTGCTCGCGCCGCTGGTGCGCGACGGCGAGGTGGTCCGCGAGTTCGACCTCGACCGGGCCGTCGCGCGGACCGCCGAGGACGCCGCCCGCGTCGGGTTCGGCCCTCCGGCGTAA
- a CDS encoding glutathione S-transferase family protein, with protein MHQFVDGEWVAEYEATNEDGEFDRQETTFRNWVGGEGVREGEDPDPDAAFPVEAGRYHLYVSLACPWAHRTLVTRALKGLEDVVSVDVVDPYRDEDGWQFTPEKAGCTPDTVNGFDYLREAYVAADPDYTGRVTVPVLWDTEKGTIVNNESEEVMRMLDVAFDGLATRDVDLYPEGDRDEVDRVIEEIYDPINNGVYRAGFADSQTAYERAVGELFDALDRWDALLGDQRYLAGDRLTEADVAMFTTLIRFDDVYHTHFKCNVRKIAESPNLWNYLKELYQLPGVAETVDMDHITEHYYTTHTDVNPKRIVAVGPDHDFTAPHDRDRLGGGPPGALSPADD; from the coding sequence ATGCACCAGTTCGTCGACGGCGAGTGGGTCGCGGAGTACGAGGCCACGAACGAGGACGGCGAGTTCGACCGCCAGGAGACGACCTTCCGGAACTGGGTCGGCGGCGAGGGCGTCCGCGAGGGCGAGGACCCGGACCCGGATGCGGCGTTCCCCGTCGAGGCCGGTCGCTACCACCTCTACGTCTCGCTGGCCTGCCCGTGGGCCCACCGGACGCTCGTCACGCGCGCGCTGAAGGGGCTGGAGGACGTCGTGAGTGTGGACGTCGTCGACCCCTACCGCGACGAGGACGGCTGGCAGTTCACGCCCGAGAAGGCGGGCTGTACCCCCGATACCGTCAACGGCTTCGACTACCTCCGGGAGGCGTACGTCGCCGCCGACCCGGACTACACCGGCCGGGTGACGGTGCCCGTCCTCTGGGACACAGAGAAGGGGACCATCGTGAACAACGAGTCCGAGGAGGTCATGCGGATGCTGGACGTGGCGTTCGACGGCCTCGCCACCCGCGACGTGGACCTCTACCCCGAGGGGGACCGCGACGAGGTCGACCGGGTCATCGAGGAGATCTACGACCCCATCAACAACGGCGTCTACCGCGCCGGCTTCGCCGACTCGCAGACGGCCTACGAGCGTGCGGTTGGGGAGCTGTTCGACGCGCTCGACCGCTGGGACGCGCTTCTCGGGGACCAGCGCTACCTCGCCGGTGACCGCCTCACCGAAGCCGACGTCGCCATGTTCACGACGCTGATTCGCTTCGACGACGTCTACCACACCCACTTCAAGTGCAACGTCCGGAAGATAGCGGAGTCCCCGAACCTCTGGAACTACCTGAAGGAGCTCTATCAGCTCCCCGGCGTCGCCGAGACGGTGGACATGGACCACATCACGGAGCACTACTACACGACGCACACCGACGTCAACCCGAAGCGCATCGTCGCCGTCGGTCCGGACCACGACTTCACCGCACCCCACGACCGCGACCGCCTCGGGGGCGGCCCGCCCGGCGCGCTCTCGCCGGCCGACGACTGA
- a CDS encoding SIR2 family protein produces the protein MTKCLLLGAGASFGHDEKLPYEQRPPLGHRLFSAGWESGLLKREDFASLLYQVCEYVGEVPDDIESGDMLECDAEMFLRDLHENHPTQQDNNSVNINTSVQESLGTCYYYFFELFRRYSAEFSPARDNYTKMIEKLDASDLHILSLNYDTLLEQSITFSGIDYSYFSSNFSKRNTIPVSKLHGSINWVNKFPAEAIYLGDSFADRIKMIHSNSMRLSGLKILDLEKYSDINYHELACGTRDTYEPALIPPFDSAKDYGKVDEYKVVWEISKKMLGCSDELVILGCGVKENDSRLLTLLSNDLCDDTDITVVSGRQSEEIANRLSKLTDASSFNTDYRYFGDYVEAL, from the coding sequence ATGACAAAATGTCTTTTATTAGGGGCTGGAGCTTCTTTCGGACATGATGAGAAGCTTCCCTATGAACAACGACCGCCGTTAGGACATAGACTATTTTCTGCTGGCTGGGAATCGGGCTTACTGAAACGGGAGGATTTTGCCAGTCTTCTGTATCAGGTCTGTGAATATGTTGGCGAAGTACCAGATGACATTGAATCGGGAGATATGCTCGAGTGCGATGCTGAGATGTTTCTTAGAGATTTGCACGAGAACCATCCTACACAGCAAGATAATAACAGTGTCAATATAAACACAAGCGTACAAGAATCGCTTGGAACTTGCTATTACTACTTTTTTGAACTATTTCGTCGATACTCTGCCGAATTTTCGCCAGCACGAGACAACTACACAAAAATGATTGAAAAACTAGATGCTAGTGACTTACATATCCTTTCTCTAAACTACGATACACTACTAGAACAGTCAATCACCTTTTCTGGGATTGATTATTCCTATTTCTCGTCAAACTTTAGTAAACGAAATACTATACCCGTTTCTAAGCTACATGGCTCAATAAATTGGGTAAACAAGTTCCCAGCAGAGGCGATTTACCTTGGTGATTCATTCGCAGACCGGATAAAAATGATTCACAGCAATTCTATGCGCCTGAGTGGGTTAAAAATATTGGACCTCGAAAAGTATTCGGATATCAACTATCACGAGCTCGCCTGTGGTACTCGGGACACTTACGAGCCTGCGCTGATTCCGCCTTTCGATTCCGCCAAAGACTACGGAAAAGTAGATGAGTATAAAGTAGTGTGGGAAATAAGTAAAAAAATGTTGGGGTGTTCTGACGAGTTAGTCATTCTCGGGTGCGGAGTGAAAGAAAACGACAGTAGGCTACTGACACTACTTAGCAACGACTTATGTGATGATACAGACATCACTGTTGTCTCTGGACGGCAATCCGAGGAAATTGCGAATCGGCTGTCGAAGTTAACCGATGCTTCCTCTTTCAATACTGATTATCGATATTTCGGCGACTATGTTGAAGCGCTGTGA
- a CDS encoding cysteine hydrolase family protein has translation MAFDPDHTAVVVVDMQNGFCHPEGSLYAPGSEAAIEPVAALLDRARDAGARVVFTRDVHPPEQFEGNHYYDEFDRWGEHVVEGTWETAVVADLPVEPDDHVVTKHTYDAFYNTNLEGWLRAHDVRDLLICGTLANVCVLHTAGSAGLRDFRPVLVRDAIGAIEEDHREYALDHADWLFGEVEELEDVEFESG, from the coding sequence ATGGCGTTCGACCCCGACCACACCGCCGTCGTCGTCGTGGACATGCAGAACGGGTTCTGTCACCCGGAGGGGAGCCTCTACGCCCCGGGGAGCGAGGCGGCTATCGAACCGGTCGCCGCGCTCCTCGACCGGGCGCGGGACGCCGGCGCGCGCGTCGTCTTCACCCGCGACGTCCACCCGCCGGAACAGTTCGAGGGGAACCACTACTACGACGAGTTCGACCGGTGGGGCGAACACGTCGTCGAGGGGACGTGGGAGACGGCGGTCGTCGCGGACCTCCCCGTCGAACCCGACGACCACGTCGTCACCAAGCACACCTACGACGCCTTCTACAACACCAACCTGGAGGGGTGGCTCCGCGCTCACGACGTGCGAGACCTGCTCATCTGCGGGACGCTCGCGAACGTCTGCGTCCTCCACACCGCCGGGAGCGCCGGCCTGCGCGACTTCCGACCCGTCCTCGTCCGGGACGCCATCGGCGCCATCGAGGAGGACCACCGGGAGTACGCGCTGGACCACGCCGACTGGCTGTTCGGCGAGGTGGAGGAGTTAGAGGACGTCGAGTTCGAGTCGGGCTAG
- a CDS encoding matrixin family metalloprotease produces the protein MTDGPDSWFPLPLPLSLALCALVLLAGCTSQVPTVPSTDESRGIVSDNPWGTETLTVALVDETGADRDFEPLVAEALAYWEANAERYAGYGVTYRLDPDAADPDIVVTVVDDIGTCGTEDHAAGCAPYITRGPVDRPVEVEVRTGFSDDSTVQVLTHELGHTLGLAHGDDPRDVMAAESSLVTPPQPNATDRALPWANETLRVAIDDAAVPTDEREAVAEQVGAALAYYERGADGTVPENVSFEVVASNASADVTVRFTDESTCHEGPASCGTLEGPDPDGDGAMETYTALDITLTGIETDAVAWHVARWLGTGFGFETEDEYPDPLRRDATASEQRGEWWR, from the coding sequence ATGACCGACGGTCCCGATTCGTGGTTCCCCCTCCCCCTCCCCCTCTCCCTCGCACTCTGCGCGCTCGTCCTCCTCGCCGGCTGTACGTCGCAGGTGCCGACGGTCCCGTCGACCGACGAGTCGCGCGGTATCGTCTCCGACAACCCGTGGGGGACGGAGACGCTCACCGTCGCGCTCGTCGACGAGACGGGGGCGGACCGCGACTTCGAACCGCTGGTCGCCGAGGCGCTCGCCTACTGGGAGGCGAACGCGGAGCGTTACGCGGGCTACGGCGTCACCTACCGTCTCGACCCGGACGCCGCCGACCCGGATATCGTCGTCACCGTCGTCGACGACATCGGGACCTGCGGGACGGAGGACCACGCCGCGGGGTGTGCGCCCTACATCACCCGTGGACCGGTCGACCGACCCGTCGAGGTCGAGGTCCGGACGGGCTTCTCCGACGACTCGACGGTTCAGGTGCTCACCCACGAACTGGGTCACACGCTCGGTCTGGCCCACGGCGACGACCCCCGCGACGTGATGGCCGCGGAGTCCTCGCTGGTCACCCCTCCGCAACCGAACGCCACCGACCGCGCCCTCCCGTGGGCGAACGAGACGCTCCGGGTCGCTATCGACGACGCGGCCGTCCCCACCGACGAGCGCGAGGCCGTCGCCGAACAGGTCGGCGCCGCACTCGCCTACTACGAGCGCGGCGCCGACGGCACCGTCCCCGAGAACGTCTCGTTCGAGGTGGTCGCGTCGAACGCGAGCGCCGACGTCACCGTCCGCTTCACGGACGAGTCGACGTGCCACGAGGGGCCGGCCTCCTGTGGGACGCTCGAAGGGCCCGACCCGGACGGCGACGGCGCCATGGAGACCTACACCGCCCTCGACATCACGCTCACCGGTATCGAGACGGACGCCGTCGCCTGGCACGTCGCCCGCTGGCTCGGCACCGGCTTCGGCTTCGAGACCGAGGACGAGTACCCCGACCCCCTCCGCCGGGACGCCACCGCGAGCGAACAGCGCGGCGAGTGGTGGCGCTGA